The following coding sequences lie in one Sporocytophaga myxococcoides DSM 11118 genomic window:
- a CDS encoding c-type cytochrome, whose product MKLTLLILSSALIIVSATLPDRVSQNETQQSALRGKKVYEEYCLSCHQTDGSGVPGLNPPLKKTTYVLGPQDKLVKILLNGLEEEIEINGEYYSNPMPAFGSVLNDQQIADVLTYVRSNFGNKANAVPVSKVKAIRAAK is encoded by the coding sequence ATGAAATTAACTTTACTGATATTGTCTTCGGCATTAATAATTGTTAGTGCAACATTACCAGATCGTGTTAGTCAAAATGAAACTCAGCAATCAGCTTTGAGGGGTAAAAAGGTATATGAAGAATATTGCCTTTCATGCCACCAAACAGATGGGAGTGGGGTTCCTGGATTAAATCCTCCATTAAAGAAAACAACTTATGTGCTCGGTCCGCAGGATAAGTTAGTTAAAATCCTGTTAAATGGCCTGGAGGAAGAAATTGAAATTAATGGAGAGTATTATTCTAATCCAATGCCAGCGTTTGGATCTGTGTTAAATGATCAACAGATTGCAGATGTGCTTACCTATGTAAGGAGTAATTTTGGTAATAAGGCTAATGCTGTTCCTGTTTCAAAAGTGAAGGCTATAAGAGCAGCAAAATAA
- a CDS encoding glycoside hydrolase family 5 protein: protein MRLKRNFALIACVLVLFLSNTSLFAQSNIVEKYGQLSIKGNYIVGEHGDTVQLRGMSLFWSQWMSQYYNPYVVKYLKDKWKCTVIRAAMGVDMGGYADSRASEREKVMTIVDAAIRSGIYVIIDYHSHEAHTNPDMAKKFFADMAKKYGKYPNVLYEIYNEPLNYVSWSKDIKPYAETVIESIRQYDPDNIIIIGTRQWSQMVSEAAVDPVKDTNSAYTLHFYAGSHKQWLRDEAKKAMDKGIALFVTEFGTCHASGNGSYDPEETRLWFDFMDKYKISWCNWSIADKDETASALKPGGFSAGGWEDSDLTPSGQLVRDEMILKNTPIVPSKKK from the coding sequence ATGCGCTTAAAAAGAAATTTTGCTTTAATTGCTTGTGTATTAGTTCTATTCCTTAGTAATACAAGCCTTTTTGCTCAAAGTAATATTGTAGAAAAATATGGTCAGCTTTCTATAAAAGGCAATTACATAGTAGGAGAACATGGAGATACAGTTCAATTGCGTGGAATGTCTCTCTTCTGGAGCCAGTGGATGAGCCAGTATTATAATCCCTATGTTGTAAAATACCTTAAGGATAAGTGGAAATGCACAGTGATCAGGGCAGCGATGGGTGTCGATATGGGAGGATATGCAGACAGCAGGGCTTCTGAAAGAGAAAAGGTAATGACAATAGTAGATGCCGCAATAAGAAGTGGTATATATGTTATCATTGATTATCATAGCCATGAAGCTCATACCAATCCTGATATGGCAAAGAAATTTTTTGCAGATATGGCTAAGAAATATGGTAAGTATCCTAATGTATTGTATGAAATATACAATGAACCATTAAATTATGTAAGCTGGTCAAAAGACATTAAGCCATATGCTGAAACGGTAATTGAGAGCATTCGCCAATATGATCCGGATAATATTATAATAATCGGTACAAGACAGTGGTCGCAAATGGTTAGTGAAGCTGCCGTAGATCCTGTTAAAGATACCAATTCTGCATATACTCTTCACTTCTATGCTGGATCTCACAAGCAATGGCTGAGAGATGAGGCAAAAAAAGCAATGGACAAAGGCATTGCATTATTTGTGACTGAGTTTGGTACCTGCCATGCCAGCGGTAATGGAAGTTATGATCCAGAAGAGACAAGGCTGTGGTTTGACTTTATGGATAAATACAAAATCAGTTGGTGCAACTGGTCCATTGCTGACAAAGATGAGACTGCTTCCGCTTTAAAGCCAGGAGGCTTCAGCGCAGGAGGATGGGAGGATTCGGATCTCACCCCTTCTGGTCAATTAGTAAGAGATGAGATGATATTGAAAAACACACCAATCGTTCCATCAAAGAAAAAGTAA
- a CDS encoding PAS domain S-box protein produces MSYKIVKGNYLKSLQEQIEKLNRDIVSATDFIKTIEKGDLNAEYNGDGQDEKSLIHALLSMREQMQVIALREGDRNWVTEGLAKFADILRTKNENIKILSENIISNLVTYLNANQGSFFILNDEDEKDKFLELMACYAYDRKKFAQKRVDIGEGLLGQSFLEKETTYLTQIPENYLSITSGLGEALPRAIIIVPIKVNDVVYGMLEIASFKEFKPHHKEFLEKLGESIASSISSVKISERTQKLLHASQIASEEMKSQEEELRQNMEEMHATQEELARHDAESRSLLTALDSIAIVVEYNLQGDVLKINEKMKSIAGLQGDALIGTNYLAFCQTDEEKLEAKSMWEDLRRGKTITRFRKMTTGKGDIWLQEYYNPIRDRNGDLVRIMGIAIDITETKKQELLLAEKADEMRAQEEELRQNMEEMQTIQEELSLKEAESKSLLTAIDSLAIVAEYDIEGNMLKINDQIEKVLGMPGNNLVGQNYMSFCQTDEEKAEATVMWQNLKQGRSFVKIRKMKLENKNFWLQEYYNPVVDHDGRIQKVYGITIDISDSKRQEDELIQQAEQMKSQEEELRQNMEELHTIQEELSKKAKEIEEVRQLEKQRADSQIEAQKKMMQNFMDKVKQTENDYKAKIATLESKLSGKNKT; encoded by the coding sequence CAGATTTTATAAAAACTATTGAAAAAGGGGATCTGAATGCTGAATATAATGGAGACGGGCAAGATGAAAAAAGCCTTATTCATGCTTTATTAAGTATGAGAGAGCAAATGCAGGTTATTGCATTGCGTGAAGGCGATAGAAATTGGGTAACAGAAGGACTTGCTAAGTTTGCCGATATTTTAAGGACAAAGAATGAAAATATTAAAATATTAAGTGAAAACATCATTTCTAATCTGGTTACCTATCTAAATGCAAATCAGGGCAGCTTCTTTATCTTAAATGATGAAGATGAGAAAGATAAGTTTCTGGAATTAATGGCCTGTTATGCCTATGACAGGAAAAAGTTTGCTCAGAAAAGGGTTGATATTGGAGAAGGTCTTCTGGGACAGTCATTTTTAGAAAAAGAAACCACCTATTTAACACAAATACCTGAAAACTATCTAAGTATCACTTCGGGATTAGGGGAAGCATTACCGAGGGCTATCATTATTGTTCCCATTAAGGTAAATGATGTTGTTTATGGAATGCTTGAGATTGCTTCTTTCAAGGAATTTAAGCCTCATCATAAAGAGTTTCTTGAGAAACTGGGAGAAAGCATTGCTTCTTCTATTTCAAGTGTAAAAATCAGCGAAAGAACTCAAAAGCTTCTTCATGCATCACAGATAGCTTCTGAGGAGATGAAGTCTCAGGAAGAAGAACTGAGGCAGAATATGGAAGAAATGCATGCTACCCAGGAAGAACTAGCCAGGCATGATGCCGAATCCAGAAGCTTACTTACTGCCCTTGATTCCATAGCTATTGTTGTTGAATACAATCTTCAGGGGGATGTTCTTAAGATAAATGAAAAAATGAAGTCTATTGCCGGACTTCAAGGAGATGCATTGATTGGAACGAATTACTTAGCCTTTTGTCAGACCGATGAGGAGAAACTTGAAGCTAAGTCTATGTGGGAAGATCTGAGGAGAGGTAAAACAATAACGAGATTCAGGAAGATGACGACTGGGAAAGGAGACATCTGGTTACAGGAATATTATAATCCAATCAGGGATAGAAATGGCGACCTTGTCAGGATTATGGGAATTGCTATAGATATAACCGAAACCAAAAAGCAAGAACTGCTGCTAGCTGAAAAGGCCGATGAGATGAGGGCGCAGGAAGAAGAGTTAAGGCAAAATATGGAGGAAATGCAAACTATTCAGGAAGAGCTTTCACTAAAAGAAGCTGAGTCTAAAAGTTTGCTTACAGCTATTGACAGCCTTGCTATTGTTGCTGAGTATGATATTGAAGGAAACATGCTCAAGATCAATGATCAGATTGAAAAGGTTTTAGGCATGCCCGGAAATAATCTAGTGGGTCAGAATTATATGAGTTTTTGTCAGACAGATGAGGAGAAGGCAGAAGCTACTGTAATGTGGCAAAATCTAAAACAAGGCAGATCCTTTGTGAAAATAAGAAAAATGAAGCTTGAAAATAAAAATTTCTGGCTTCAGGAATATTATAATCCTGTAGTGGATCATGATGGAAGAATTCAAAAGGTGTATGGTATAACCATAGATATTTCAGATTCTAAAAGACAGGAAGATGAATTGATCCAACAGGCAGAACAAATGAAGTCTCAGGAAGAGGAGCTAAGGCAAAATATGGAAGAACTGCATACCATTCAGGAGGAGCTTTCTAAAAAGGCAAAAGAAATAGAAGAGGTCAGACAGCTTGAAAAGCAAAGAGCAGATAGTCAAATAGAAGCTCAGAAAAAAATGATGCAAAACTTTATGGACAAAGTTAAACAAACAGAAAATGACTATAAAGCTAAGATTGCAACATTAGAGAGTAAACTATCCGGAAAAAATAAAACATAA